One region of Hymenobacter sediminicola genomic DNA includes:
- a CDS encoding M16 family metallopeptidase → MKHSLQRLLLATCLLAPPLAQAQNPAGPSAPEAPAARPVAPAPAFPYPIQQKQLANGLNVVTVPFDSPGLASFFLVVRAGSRDEVEPGHTGFAHFFEHVMFRGTDKYSKEKYNDVLKSIGASANANTSLDRTVYHMTGNATMLEKMFEVEADRFQYLKYPEHEFKAEAGAVKGEYTKNSASLYTQLNEKVADAAFDKHTYEHTTMGFFKDVVDMPNQYQYSLTFFDRFYRPEYTTLLVVGDVKAEEVNKLADKYFASWKRGSYKPAIQPEPAQTAPRYVHIQNANFPPMVSLSYKGPAFSDQSKDLPALDVLTTMLFAENSPLYQQLVVKEQKVRFVGGSPNMTRDPYLTSIRASVVKAEDMPYVKEQITKALEDLKSKPIDAKRLADTKSALKYGFLMSLDAPDQIANSLAEFIWLTGNPESLNRYYALYDQVTPADIQAVAKKYFVPEGLTVGTIGPGATGGVQ, encoded by the coding sequence ATGAAACACTCCTTGCAGCGCCTGTTGCTGGCCACTTGCCTGCTGGCGCCTCCGCTGGCGCAGGCACAGAATCCCGCTGGCCCTTCTGCGCCGGAAGCTCCGGCGGCTCGGCCAGTGGCTCCGGCCCCAGCCTTCCCCTACCCCATTCAGCAAAAGCAGCTTGCCAACGGCCTGAACGTGGTGACCGTACCCTTCGACTCGCCGGGCTTGGCTTCGTTCTTTCTGGTAGTGCGCGCCGGCTCGCGCGACGAAGTGGAGCCCGGCCACACTGGTTTTGCTCACTTCTTTGAGCACGTGATGTTTCGGGGCACCGATAAGTACTCGAAAGAGAAGTACAACGACGTGCTCAAAAGCATCGGGGCCTCGGCCAACGCCAATACGTCCCTGGACCGCACCGTGTACCACATGACCGGCAACGCGACCATGCTGGAGAAAATGTTTGAGGTGGAAGCCGACCGATTTCAGTACCTGAAATATCCGGAGCACGAGTTTAAGGCCGAAGCAGGTGCCGTGAAGGGCGAATACACCAAAAACTCGGCCTCGCTCTACACCCAGCTCAACGAGAAAGTAGCCGACGCCGCCTTCGACAAGCATACCTACGAGCACACCACGATGGGCTTCTTCAAGGACGTCGTGGATATGCCTAACCAATACCAATACTCGCTCACGTTCTTCGACCGATTCTACCGCCCCGAGTACACCACGCTGTTGGTAGTAGGTGACGTGAAAGCGGAAGAAGTGAACAAGCTGGCCGACAAATACTTTGCTTCCTGGAAGCGTGGCAGCTACAAACCGGCCATTCAGCCGGAGCCCGCCCAGACGGCCCCGCGCTATGTGCACATTCAGAACGCCAACTTCCCGCCGATGGTGAGCCTGAGCTACAAGGGCCCGGCTTTCTCCGACCAGAGCAAAGACCTGCCTGCGCTGGACGTGCTGACAACCATGCTCTTTGCCGAAAACTCGCCGCTTTATCAGCAGCTGGTAGTGAAGGAGCAGAAAGTGCGCTTCGTGGGTGGCTCACCCAACATGACGCGTGACCCTTACCTGACCAGCATCCGGGCCTCAGTAGTGAAAGCCGAGGACATGCCCTACGTGAAGGAGCAGATTACGAAGGCGCTGGAAGACCTCAAATCCAAGCCGATTGACGCCAAGCGCCTCGCCGACACTAAATCGGCGCTGAAATACGGCTTCCTGATGAGCCTCGACGCTCCCGACCAGATTGCCAATTCGCTGGCGGAGTTTATCTGGCTGACCGGCAACCCGGAAAGCCTGAACCGCTACTACGCGCTGTATGACCAAGTGACGCCCGCCGACATCCAGGCTGTGGCCAAAAAGTATTTCGTGCCCGAAGGCCTCACGGTGGGCACCATCGGGCCGGGCGCTACGGGCGGCGTGCAGTAA
- a CDS encoding M16 family metallopeptidase — MKHTFSRLLLAAALFGPAGAHTAQAAEIVELRQPNAAKVVVKLQFRNGSSADPVGKEGLTFLTSQLVTEGGTKDMTSAQLKDFLYPMSTRYYAVTDKEVTTFTFEFHKDFIDKFYPVLRGLMLTPSFTQEDFDRLQSNLHNYVEQVIRASSDEDYSKFALEDQLFRGTRFQHMTRGTAAGVKNLTLADVKKQYAAAFGQDNLTIGLAGNYPASFAKQLEADLKKLPKSSVKPAVPTVAMPKGIRVEIISKPDALGSAIYAGFPIQTTRANDDFAALMVANSWLGEHRKSYGKLYDKIRTTRSMNYGDYSYVEWYEGGGQNMLPVPGVPRHANYASLWLRPVQIAEGLRKQYPAELGDLKVGHAPFALRLAVREMDNVVKNGLSKDDFELTRTFLRSYVKLYGTTPAKQLGFLLDSKFYGRKDWLKEVDGQLAKLTVDDVNRAIRKHWQVQNMFVTIVTDDSEAQPLADVLKNNTPSPMSYANVVKAGLPADVVAEDKAVADYKLNVTDVKIVDTKDTFK; from the coding sequence ATGAAACATACATTTTCCCGCTTGCTGCTGGCGGCCGCCCTGTTCGGTCCGGCCGGAGCACATACTGCCCAAGCTGCCGAAATAGTGGAGTTGCGCCAGCCCAATGCCGCCAAGGTGGTCGTGAAGCTGCAGTTCCGCAACGGCTCGTCCGCCGACCCGGTCGGCAAAGAAGGCCTCACGTTCCTGACCTCTCAGCTTGTGACAGAAGGCGGGACCAAGGACATGACCTCGGCCCAACTGAAGGACTTTCTCTATCCGATGTCTACGCGCTACTATGCCGTCACGGACAAGGAAGTCACTACTTTCACTTTCGAGTTTCACAAGGACTTTATCGACAAGTTTTACCCGGTGCTGCGCGGGCTTATGCTCACGCCCAGCTTCACGCAGGAAGACTTCGACCGGCTCCAGTCCAACCTGCATAACTACGTGGAGCAAGTGATTCGGGCGTCTTCGGATGAGGATTACAGCAAGTTTGCGCTGGAAGACCAGCTGTTCCGGGGCACGCGGTTTCAGCACATGACGCGCGGCACCGCCGCCGGCGTGAAGAACCTGACGCTGGCCGACGTGAAAAAGCAATACGCCGCCGCTTTCGGGCAGGACAACCTGACCATCGGGCTGGCCGGCAACTATCCGGCTTCGTTTGCCAAGCAGTTGGAGGCCGACCTAAAAAAATTGCCCAAAAGCTCGGTGAAGCCTGCCGTGCCGACTGTAGCCATGCCCAAAGGCATTCGTGTCGAAATCATCAGCAAGCCTGATGCGCTGGGCTCGGCTATATATGCGGGCTTTCCTATCCAAACCACCCGTGCCAACGACGACTTCGCGGCCCTGATGGTGGCCAACTCCTGGCTGGGTGAGCACCGCAAAAGCTACGGCAAGCTCTACGACAAGATCCGGACGACCCGCTCCATGAACTACGGCGACTATAGCTACGTGGAGTGGTACGAGGGCGGCGGCCAGAACATGCTGCCGGTGCCCGGAGTGCCGCGCCACGCCAACTATGCCAGCTTGTGGCTGCGCCCGGTCCAGATTGCCGAAGGCCTGCGCAAGCAATACCCCGCGGAGCTGGGCGACCTGAAAGTTGGCCACGCACCGTTTGCACTGCGCCTGGCCGTGCGCGAAATGGACAACGTAGTAAAAAACGGCCTCAGCAAAGATGATTTTGAGCTGACCCGCACCTTCCTGCGCTCCTACGTGAAGCTCTACGGCACCACGCCCGCCAAGCAGCTCGGCTTCCTGCTCGACTCGAAATTCTACGGCCGCAAAGACTGGCTGAAGGAAGTAGATGGCCAACTGGCCAAGCTCACGGTAGACGATGTAAACCGTGCCATCCGCAAGCACTGGCAGGTGCAGAACATGTTCGTGACCATCGTGACGGACGACAGCGAAGCTCAGCCCCTGGCCGATGTACTCAAGAACAACACGCCTTCGCCAATGAGCTATGCCAACGTAGTGAAAGCCGGCCTGCCCGCCGATGTGGTAGCGGAGGACAAAGCCGTAGCCGACTACAAGCTGAACGTGACGGACGTAAAAATTGTGGATACGAAAGACACATTTAAGTAA